The following are encoded together in the Desulfococcus multivorans genome:
- the ftsY gene encoding signal recognition particle-docking protein FtsY codes for MGWFKKKNKQDQKDETTSRPVEGQADEIENRHSRADVSSPDHRDCDPSDEDAGRKKSKGFFRQLKRGLSKTRDVLTTDIDELFRGRKKLDADLLEEIEELLITSDMGVETTMTLIDRISKKSGGISNAKELKAVLKAEVCALMAKPAPATASPRKPHVIMVVGVNGVGKTTTIGKLAARFAGEGKGVIIGAADTFRAAAVEQLTIWAERAGVDIVKHRDNADPAAVAFDSVEAATARGKDIVIIDTAGRLHTKVNLMEELKKIKRAVAKKLPDAPHDIYLVIDATTGQNALSQAKLFNDSMGITGLILTKLDGTAKGGVVIGICNTLDIPLTYIGVGEGVDDLQKFDPEQYAEALFS; via the coding sequence ATGGGATGGTTTAAAAAGAAAAACAAGCAGGATCAAAAGGACGAAACAACGTCCAGGCCCGTTGAAGGCCAAGCTGATGAGATCGAAAATCGTCATTCACGTGCGGATGTTTCATCTCCGGATCACCGGGACTGCGACCCATCGGATGAGGATGCCGGGAGAAAAAAATCAAAGGGATTTTTTCGGCAGTTGAAACGGGGACTCTCCAAAACCCGGGATGTTCTCACTACCGATATCGACGAGTTGTTTCGCGGCAGGAAAAAGCTGGATGCGGATCTTCTTGAAGAGATTGAGGAACTCTTGATCACATCGGATATGGGGGTTGAGACAACCATGACGCTCATCGATCGGATTTCCAAAAAATCAGGAGGGATATCCAACGCCAAAGAGTTGAAGGCGGTCTTGAAGGCCGAGGTCTGCGCCTTGATGGCCAAGCCCGCTCCGGCAACAGCCTCTCCTCGAAAACCCCATGTCATTATGGTGGTGGGCGTCAACGGCGTCGGAAAGACGACGACAATCGGAAAACTGGCTGCCCGATTCGCCGGCGAAGGCAAGGGGGTCATTATCGGTGCGGCAGACACCTTTCGGGCGGCGGCCGTTGAACAACTGACGATTTGGGCCGAGCGGGCGGGGGTGGATATTGTGAAACATCGAGACAACGCCGACCCGGCGGCCGTGGCTTTCGACAGCGTCGAGGCGGCAACGGCCAGGGGAAAGGATATTGTCATTATCGATACGGCCGGGCGACTTCATACCAAAGTCAATCTTATGGAGGAACTCAAGAAAATCAAGCGTGCCGTCGCCAAGAAACTCCCCGACGCACCCCATGACATCTACCTCGTCATCGATGCCACAACCGGCCAGAACGCCCTGTCCCAGGCAAAGCTTTTCAACGATTCCATGGGAATCACCGGTTTGATACTGACGAAGCTGGACGGCACCGCCAAAGGCGGGGTCGTGATCGGTATCTGCAACACCCTGGATATTCCCCTGACCTATATCGGGGTTGGCGAAGGCGTGGATGACCTGCAAAAATTCGATCCCGAACAATATGCAGAGGCGCTCTTTAGTTGA
- a CDS encoding acylphosphatase has translation MKGTRAHVIISGKVQGVFFRAETHRAAVAHGIKGWVKNRPEGTVEAVFEGTQEAVAAMLEWCKKGSPSARVDDIDVKWDEAREGFIDFKIIY, from the coding sequence ATGAAAGGCACCAGAGCTCATGTCATTATTTCAGGAAAGGTCCAGGGCGTGTTCTTTCGGGCGGAAACCCATCGGGCCGCCGTCGCTCACGGGATCAAGGGGTGGGTGAAAAATCGGCCGGAGGGAACGGTGGAAGCGGTTTTCGAAGGCACCCAGGAAGCGGTCGCCGCCATGCTGGAATGGTGTAAAAAAGGATCCCCCAGCGCCCGTGTCGATGATATCGACGTCAAATGGGATGAGGCGCGGGAGGGATTCATCGATTTTAAGATCATCTATTGA
- the ligA gene encoding NAD-dependent DNA ligase LigA, with protein MPESPVVPNVPESVVRRAEALRQAIHYHNHRYHVLDDPEISDAEFDRMMQELIDLETAYPALADPGSPTARVGAPPLSKFATVRHSVPMLSLDNAFNDADVIEFDARVKRLLDIPDEVLYVTEPKMDGVAVELVYEDSRLVMASTRGDGITGEVITENARTIRSLPLILLSRGSGDIPRRIEVRGEVFIDVGGFQQLNTERAAEGLPVFANPRNAAAGSLRQLDSQVTARRPLKFFVYGIGNVDGLRVYSHGELLLALKQLGFPVNPLVRNGLRLKAVLNRFHELERIRHELPYAIDGMVIKVDRIEFQQRLGDKARAPRWAIAYKFAAVQETTKVLDIDIQVGRTGALTPVARLEPVAIGGVTVSNATLHNEDEVRRKDVRIGDTVLVQRAGDVIPEVVKVIASLRTGNELPFDMPRTCPICGAEAKRIPGEAVTRCINVNCPAQIKGKIRHFAAKSAFDIDGLGSKLIHQLVDRQLIRSYADIFHLDEAVLSQLDRMGPKSAGNLVKAIQASRRLPLSRFLYALGIRHVGENTAEILARQFKTLDRLTAASTEELARIDGIGLEIAGAVRHFFDQKENQEAVQRLLKSGVSLIMTDDPASGRLVGKTFVLTGTLASMTRIEAKARIEAAGGRVAGTISRQTDYLVVGSNPGSKLAKAKTLGIEIIDESDLQNLL; from the coding sequence ATGCCAGAATCCCCTGTAGTCCCGAATGTTCCAGAATCCGTTGTCCGTCGGGCCGAAGCGCTCAGGCAGGCCATCCACTACCACAACCACCGGTACCATGTTCTGGATGATCCGGAGATATCCGATGCCGAATTCGACCGGATGATGCAGGAGCTCATCGACCTGGAGACAGCCTATCCGGCATTGGCGGATCCCGGCTCGCCCACCGCGCGGGTAGGCGCGCCACCCCTCTCCAAATTCGCCACGGTGCGCCACTCCGTCCCCATGCTGAGCCTCGACAATGCCTTCAACGATGCGGACGTGATTGAATTCGACGCCCGGGTCAAACGCCTGCTGGACATTCCGGACGAAGTTCTCTACGTCACCGAACCCAAAATGGATGGTGTAGCCGTCGAGCTGGTTTATGAAGACAGCAGACTGGTCATGGCTTCGACCCGGGGTGACGGGATCACCGGCGAGGTGATCACCGAAAACGCTCGAACCATCCGATCCCTCCCGTTGATCCTTTTAAGTCGGGGCTCGGGGGACATCCCCCGACGAATCGAAGTGCGCGGAGAAGTTTTCATCGATGTCGGGGGTTTTCAACAGCTCAATACCGAACGCGCGGCAGAAGGGCTCCCTGTGTTCGCCAATCCCAGGAATGCCGCGGCGGGCTCCCTTCGGCAGCTCGACTCTCAGGTGACGGCAAGACGCCCTCTCAAATTCTTCGTCTACGGCATCGGAAATGTCGACGGCCTCAGGGTTTATTCCCACGGAGAACTGCTTCTCGCCCTGAAACAGTTGGGGTTTCCGGTCAATCCACTTGTGCGAAACGGTCTCCGACTCAAGGCGGTTCTCAACCGATTCCATGAATTGGAGCGGATCCGCCACGAATTGCCCTACGCCATCGACGGCATGGTCATCAAGGTTGACCGCATTGAATTCCAGCAGCGGCTGGGGGACAAGGCCAGGGCGCCGCGCTGGGCCATCGCCTATAAGTTCGCCGCCGTTCAGGAAACCACAAAAGTACTCGATATCGACATCCAGGTCGGACGCACCGGGGCACTCACCCCCGTCGCACGACTCGAACCCGTCGCGATCGGCGGCGTGACCGTCAGCAACGCCACCCTTCATAACGAGGACGAGGTTCGCCGCAAGGACGTTCGCATCGGCGATACGGTGCTGGTCCAACGGGCCGGAGACGTCATTCCGGAGGTGGTCAAGGTCATTGCATCCCTGAGGACCGGGAATGAACTTCCTTTTGACATGCCCCGGACCTGTCCGATCTGCGGCGCTGAGGCAAAACGCATTCCAGGAGAGGCTGTCACCCGATGCATCAACGTCAACTGTCCAGCCCAGATCAAGGGGAAAATCCGTCATTTTGCCGCCAAAAGCGCCTTCGACATCGATGGACTGGGAAGTAAGCTTATCCACCAGTTGGTGGATCGACAATTGATCCGCTCCTATGCGGACATTTTCCATCTGGATGAAGCTGTCTTGTCGCAGCTCGATCGAATGGGACCCAAATCCGCCGGAAATCTGGTCAAGGCCATTCAAGCCAGTCGGCGCCTTCCCCTTTCCCGTTTTCTATATGCCCTTGGCATCCGTCATGTCGGTGAAAACACCGCCGAAATCCTGGCCCGACAATTTAAAACCCTTGACCGTCTCACGGCGGCATCCACCGAAGAGTTGGCCCGGATCGACGGGATCGGATTGGAGATTGCCGGCGCTGTACGGCATTTTTTTGACCAGAAGGAAAACCAGGAAGCTGTTCAGCGATTGCTGAAAAGCGGTGTCTCTCTTATAATGACGGATGATCCGGCATCGGGCCGCCTGGTGGGCAAAACATTCGTTCTGACCGGAACCCTTGCAAGCATGACCCGCATAGAAGCAAAAGCACGCATAGAAGCCGCGGGCGGCAGAGTGGCCGGGACTATCAGCCGGCAGACGGATTACCTCGTTGTCGGCAGCAATCCCGGCAGCAAGTTGGCCAAAGCCAAGACGCTGGGGATTGAAATCATCGACGAGTCGGACCTGCAAAACCTTCTGTAA
- a CDS encoding nucleoside phosphorylase translates to MNCQTFPDPSEAPLKNSKTAIVRPIVGRKSPKLGPLAMMISSGPDFERLVRILPAAEHPSRLLMSRLFLDADARYAVIGPVVGAPYAVMLLEPLIAWGAREICFMGWCGAISPKATIGDIIVPTGAIIDEGTSLGYDASLLDTARPSETLNRRIKTVLTGRGCDFLEGLVWSTDAIYRETPEKVTEFQARNALAVEMELSALFTAGRYRGIQIGAVLVVSDELTTLSWKPGFKLDRFRESRQTLIEAMKDLCQNPL, encoded by the coding sequence ATGAACTGTCAAACCTTTCCGGACCCGTCTGAAGCGCCTTTGAAGAACTCGAAGACCGCCATTGTCCGCCCGATCGTCGGACGAAAGTCCCCAAAACTCGGCCCGCTTGCGATGATGATCAGCAGCGGACCCGACTTCGAGCGTCTGGTTCGCATCCTTCCCGCCGCGGAGCACCCGAGCCGCTTATTGATGAGCCGCCTGTTCCTGGACGCCGATGCGCGGTATGCCGTCATCGGTCCGGTGGTCGGCGCCCCTTACGCGGTCATGCTCCTGGAGCCTTTGATCGCCTGGGGCGCCCGGGAGATCTGTTTTATGGGATGGTGCGGCGCCATTTCTCCAAAAGCGACCATCGGCGACATCATCGTCCCCACCGGAGCCATCATCGACGAAGGAACCTCACTGGGATACGACGCATCGCTCCTGGACACCGCCCGTCCGTCAGAAACACTGAACCGAAGAATCAAGACCGTTCTGACGGGCCGGGGCTGCGATTTTCTGGAGGGATTGGTCTGGTCCACCGACGCCATTTACCGGGAAACGCCCGAAAAAGTGACCGAATTTCAGGCCAGAAACGCTCTGGCAGTGGAAATGGAACTCTCGGCCCTCTTCACCGCAGGACGCTACCGAGGCATTCAGATTGGGGCCGTCCTCGTGGTTTCCGACGAACTGACGACCCTTTCCTGGAAGCCCGGCTTCAAGCTCGACCGGTTCCGCGAAAGCCGCCAAACGCTCATCGAGGCGATGAAAGACCTATGCCAGAATCCCCTGTAG
- the glyS gene encoding glycine--tRNA ligase subunit beta codes for MDTLLIEIGTEELPAGYIEPALQAFSALMTGQLTHARITHGAAIVYGTPRRLAVEIVDVAAAQTPLVTELTGPPRKIGFDDAGKPTMAAVKFAEKAGVSIDDLRIKETDKGSYLCADKIETIRPTREILSGILPDVIAAIPFPKSMKWGELNVTFARPVRWILALLGNDVIPFVYGDVQSGNQTCGHRFMHPGKIRINHPGEYIDALRRADVIADLDERRKHVAEEISRTAKALGGVILPDAELIDTVKNLIEFPVVSVGRFDDRFLEVPDEVLITAMREHQKYFAVVDDQRKLLPCFIVVNNTRARDMALVTTGHERVIRARLSDANFFFKGDTATPMEKWVEKLKKVLFQAQLGSVYDKCRRVQQLAEFIADTTVLDGDLKADVSRAARLCKADLVSQVVIEFPKLQGIMGRIYATLAGEPDAVATAIEEHYRPTYSGGPLPSSPTGATLAVADKIDSICGCFSIGLAPTGASDPYALRRQGIGILQIMNAYDFSFSLEALIDRSVAAFADVSTRPAEETAGAVYGFLKGRMAHILEEDGYSRDVIASVTDISIDHIPHVWKRVAALEKLKAETDFDLLAAAFKRVVNIIKKSDAEGADLSGVDESLFEHDSESGLFSAFKTVNDRVQHRLSEGRFEEALLDIASLKNPVDAFFDGVMVMTDHIGRRNNRLALLRKIAKMFERFADFSKIST; via the coding sequence ATGGATACGTTATTAATTGAAATCGGAACGGAAGAACTCCCGGCCGGCTATATCGAGCCCGCCTTGCAGGCCTTTTCCGCATTGATGACGGGGCAGCTGACCCATGCCCGCATCACACACGGCGCCGCAATCGTTTACGGCACCCCGAGAAGACTTGCCGTTGAAATCGTCGATGTGGCGGCCGCTCAGACACCTCTCGTGACGGAACTGACCGGCCCCCCGCGGAAGATCGGCTTCGACGATGCCGGGAAGCCGACCATGGCCGCCGTCAAATTCGCCGAAAAAGCCGGGGTTTCCATTGACGACCTCCGCATCAAGGAAACGGACAAAGGGAGTTATCTCTGCGCCGATAAGATCGAGACGATCCGCCCTACCCGGGAAATTCTGTCCGGCATACTACCGGACGTCATAGCAGCGATACCCTTCCCCAAAAGCATGAAATGGGGTGAACTGAACGTGACCTTCGCCCGTCCCGTCAGGTGGATCCTCGCCCTTCTCGGCAATGATGTCATCCCCTTTGTTTACGGAGACGTACAAAGCGGAAACCAAACCTGTGGACATCGTTTCATGCACCCCGGCAAGATCCGGATCAATCATCCCGGCGAATATATCGATGCGTTGAGACGCGCGGACGTGATAGCGGATCTTGACGAGCGCCGAAAACACGTCGCAGAGGAAATTTCCCGGACGGCCAAGGCGTTGGGCGGCGTCATTCTCCCGGATGCGGAACTGATTGATACGGTCAAGAATCTCATCGAGTTTCCGGTGGTTTCGGTCGGCAGATTCGACGACCGCTTTCTGGAGGTTCCGGACGAGGTACTCATCACCGCCATGCGAGAACATCAAAAATATTTTGCAGTGGTGGATGATCAACGGAAACTCCTGCCCTGTTTTATCGTTGTCAACAATACTCGAGCGCGGGATATGGCGTTGGTAACCACCGGCCACGAACGCGTCATCCGAGCCCGACTTTCCGACGCAAATTTCTTCTTCAAAGGGGATACGGCCACTCCCATGGAGAAATGGGTCGAGAAGCTGAAAAAGGTTCTTTTTCAGGCCCAATTGGGTTCCGTTTACGACAAATGCCGGCGCGTTCAGCAACTGGCCGAATTCATCGCCGACACCACTGTCCTTGATGGCGACCTCAAGGCGGACGTTTCCCGGGCAGCCCGGCTATGCAAAGCAGACCTGGTCAGCCAGGTAGTGATCGAATTCCCCAAACTCCAAGGCATCATGGGACGCATCTACGCCACGCTCGCCGGAGAGCCGGATGCGGTGGCGACGGCCATTGAAGAACATTATCGCCCCACATACTCCGGGGGGCCCCTACCCTCTTCACCGACCGGTGCGACGCTCGCCGTCGCCGACAAGATCGATTCCATCTGCGGGTGCTTCAGCATCGGGTTGGCCCCCACCGGCGCCTCCGACCCCTACGCTTTAAGACGTCAAGGCATAGGGATCCTGCAGATCATGAACGCCTACGACTTCTCGTTTTCCCTGGAAGCACTGATTGATCGAAGTGTAGCCGCCTTCGCCGACGTGAGTACGCGGCCTGCCGAAGAGACCGCCGGCGCGGTCTACGGATTCCTGAAGGGACGTATGGCACACATCCTTGAAGAGGACGGTTATTCCAGGGACGTTATCGCATCGGTGACCGACATCTCCATCGATCATATTCCCCATGTCTGGAAACGCGTTGCGGCTCTCGAGAAACTCAAGGCCGAAACCGACTTCGATCTTCTGGCGGCGGCTTTCAAGCGGGTTGTGAACATCATCAAAAAAAGCGACGCCGAGGGAGCCGATCTTTCCGGAGTGGACGAAAGCCTGTTCGAACACGATAGCGAATCCGGGCTTTTCTCCGCCTTCAAGACCGTAAACGACCGTGTTCAACATCGGTTGTCGGAAGGCCGCTTCGAGGAGGCGCTCCTCGATATTGCATCCCTCAAGAACCCGGTGGACGCCTTTTTCGACGGCGTTATGGTGATGACGGATCATATCGGGCGCCGCAACAACCGCCTTGCCCTGCTCCGAAAGATTGCAAAGATGTTTGAACGATTCGCCGATTTTTCCAAAATATCCACATGA
- the glyQ gene encoding glycine--tRNA ligase subunit alpha, whose amino-acid sequence MNFQDIIQSLNTYWGQKGCVVTQPYDLEVGAGTFHHNTLLKSLGPEPWNVAYVQPSRRPTDGRYGENPNRLQHYYQYQVILKPSPDDIQALYLESLKRLGIDYLEHDIRFVEDDWESPTLGASGLGWEVWLDGMEITQFTYFQLCGSIELHPIPVELTYGLERIAMYLQGVDNVYDLKWNDRITYGRVHHQQEVEQSTYNFEVADVDMLFRFFNAYEAEAERIIQQSLVLPAYEYCLKCSHTFNLLDARGAISVTERTGYIARIRNLTRACAKAYLKQREEMGFPLLQKG is encoded by the coding sequence ATGAATTTTCAGGATATTATTCAATCACTCAATACCTATTGGGGGCAAAAGGGATGCGTCGTGACCCAGCCCTACGATCTGGAGGTAGGTGCCGGGACCTTTCACCACAATACCCTTCTGAAGTCACTCGGGCCGGAGCCGTGGAACGTTGCCTACGTTCAGCCGTCACGGCGTCCGACGGACGGAAGATATGGTGAAAATCCCAATCGGCTGCAGCATTACTACCAGTATCAGGTCATATTGAAACCCTCTCCGGATGACATTCAGGCGCTCTACCTGGAAAGTCTGAAGCGCCTGGGTATCGACTACCTGGAGCACGATATCCGGTTCGTGGAAGATGACTGGGAATCCCCTACCCTGGGTGCGTCCGGCCTGGGATGGGAGGTCTGGCTGGACGGTATGGAAATCACTCAGTTCACTTATTTTCAGCTTTGCGGCAGCATCGAGCTTCATCCCATTCCGGTGGAACTGACGTATGGTCTCGAGCGCATCGCCATGTATCTACAAGGGGTGGACAATGTTTACGATCTGAAATGGAATGACCGAATCACTTACGGTCGCGTCCATCACCAGCAGGAGGTAGAGCAATCGACCTACAATTTCGAGGTGGCCGACGTTGACATGCTCTTCAGGTTTTTCAATGCTTACGAGGCCGAAGCCGAGCGCATCATTCAACAATCCCTGGTACTTCCCGCTTACGAATACTGTCTGAAATGCTCTCATACCTTCAACCTGCTGGATGCCCGCGGTGCCATCAGCGTGACCGAAAGGACCGGATACATCGCGAGAATACGAAATCTGACCCGGGCCTGTGCCAAAGCATACCTGAAACAACGGGAAGAGATGGGTTTCCCGTTACTGCAAAAGGGATAA
- a CDS encoding GHMP kinase, translating into MSVNLKRYLESESVKTSAPCRIDMGGTLDISTFYYPLRHLNPSTFNIAIDLRTHVRLLPYDAPVVKVSSTGFADAEYPVDSAPFDHPMGLIFAIAAYFQAEGVHIRIDSTSPPRSGLGGSSVAAVALIAAFSNVLTRIGVSRQLYRREIAILAHALEESVAGVPCGLQDQLAAAYGGINAWRWHGRVKEAVFEKDAIFRKSALQDFENHLLLAYCGIPHESKNINQSWVKAFISGNNRDRWAEIIHCTQKFTDALKRQDIQDAVEAMNRETLIRKEMTPEVMDVTADRLADAAREEGCGARFTGAGGGGCMWALGQTAHIDRLRDVWEKILTERQDARLLDVKIDSDGLLYSCR; encoded by the coding sequence ATGTCGGTTAATCTGAAGCGTTATTTGGAATCGGAATCGGTGAAGACCTCCGCGCCCTGTCGAATCGACATGGGTGGCACCTTGGATATCAGCACCTTCTATTATCCGCTTCGTCACCTCAACCCGTCGACGTTCAACATCGCGATAGACCTGAGAACGCACGTCCGACTGCTGCCCTATGATGCACCCGTGGTCAAGGTCTCGTCAACAGGCTTTGCCGATGCCGAGTACCCCGTCGACAGCGCTCCTTTTGACCATCCCATGGGTCTGATATTCGCCATCGCAGCCTATTTCCAAGCCGAAGGCGTCCACATCCGGATAGACTCGACCTCTCCTCCACGAAGCGGACTGGGCGGTTCGTCCGTCGCCGCCGTCGCCCTTATTGCGGCATTTTCGAACGTTCTCACCCGCATCGGCGTTTCCCGGCAACTCTACCGCCGTGAGATCGCAATTCTGGCCCATGCCCTGGAGGAAAGCGTCGCCGGCGTTCCCTGCGGCCTCCAGGACCAATTGGCCGCGGCCTACGGCGGGATCAACGCCTGGCGGTGGCATGGGCGTGTCAAGGAGGCTGTGTTCGAAAAGGACGCCATCTTCAGGAAGAGCGCCCTCCAGGATTTTGAAAACCATCTCCTGCTTGCCTACTGCGGGATTCCTCACGAGTCGAAGAACATCAATCAGAGTTGGGTAAAGGCATTCATATCCGGAAACAACCGAGACCGGTGGGCGGAAATCATCCATTGCACGCAAAAATTCACCGATGCGCTCAAACGGCAGGACATTCAGGATGCCGTCGAAGCCATGAACCGTGAAACCCTGATCAGAAAAGAGATGACCCCCGAGGTTATGGACGTTACTGCGGACAGACTTGCCGACGCCGCCCGGGAGGAAGGCTGCGGCGCCCGATTTACCGGCGCGGGCGGCGGGGGATGCATGTGGGCGTTGGGGCAAACGGCACATATTGACAGGCTTAGGGATGTGTGGGAAAAGATCCTGACCGAACGGCAGGACGCTCGTCTCCTGGATGTGAAAATCGATTCGGACGGCCTCCTGTACAGCTGTCGATAG
- the recO gene encoding DNA repair protein RecO produces the protein MENFSTSAIMLRRIPYGDHDLILTLFTPDHGKISVFAKSARKDARRFSGTLEPLSVLKVVLKTRSGNLSLLSEAVLVDPLATIRTDLRKTAYASYWSEIAGIVPEEGAVQKPNGYPLLHQALTALDRDMMDKAVLHVLFQLKFTRLSGFFPELTHCQTCRTHLDDVSPRGLAVDILSGGLICGDCVSRTLGPYRLSKGAVKILLWLETADILKASRIRFTRDLLEECACFLEAFLPHHLGHAPRSLVFLKHIRNRKKEGCSYHVG, from the coding sequence ATGGAGAATTTTTCCACATCGGCAATCATGCTCCGGAGAATCCCTTACGGCGATCATGACTTGATCCTGACGTTGTTCACGCCGGACCACGGCAAGATCTCCGTATTCGCCAAATCCGCCCGAAAAGACGCCCGACGCTTTTCGGGTACGCTTGAGCCCCTCAGCGTGCTCAAGGTCGTGTTGAAAACCAGATCCGGCAACCTTTCGTTGCTCTCCGAGGCTGTCCTGGTGGATCCTCTGGCAACAATCCGCACCGATCTTCGTAAGACGGCCTATGCCAGCTATTGGAGCGAAATAGCCGGCATCGTCCCGGAGGAAGGCGCCGTCCAGAAACCCAACGGCTATCCGCTTCTCCACCAGGCTCTAACCGCGCTCGACCGGGACATGATGGACAAAGCGGTTCTCCATGTGCTTTTCCAGCTGAAATTCACCAGGCTCTCCGGGTTTTTCCCGGAATTGACCCATTGTCAGACCTGCAGGACACACCTCGATGACGTCTCTCCCCGTGGGCTTGCCGTCGACATCTTATCCGGCGGCTTGATCTGCGGGGATTGCGTCTCACGAACCCTCGGGCCGTACCGGCTTTCAAAGGGGGCGGTCAAGATTTTGCTCTGGTTGGAAACGGCGGATATCCTCAAAGCGTCACGGATCCGGTTCACCCGGGATTTACTGGAAGAATGCGCTTGTTTTCTCGAGGCGTTCCTCCCCCATCATCTTGGGCATGCCCCCCGGAGTCTGGTGTTTCTCAAACATATTCGGAATAGAAAAAAGGAAGGATGCAGTTATCATGTCGGTTAA